A genomic stretch from Candidatus Nitrososphaera gargensis Ga9.2 includes:
- a CDS encoding NOL1/NOP2/sun family putative RNA methylase, which translates to MTLIFPDSAESASLAAKYGYDRWLVSRFLEYVPDIQDFMDRMERPPTQYIRVNTLKIGRDELEARLRSKGFELKRTVIPEVLAVEKAPMATGATNEYLLGHYYIQDLSSCMAVDALDVSKDQIVLDIAAAPGGKTTFMAQRMENTGSIVALEPNDRRARAMSFNLARCGVYNTCILRMDGLEVEKLQAKFDRVLLDAPCSCEGVIAKDTTRKTSHTRQDIDFCASRQDRLIEAAARMVKAGGILVYSTCSFAPEENEMVVDRLLQKFDNITIEPLKYGTSGLTRFGDIVFDGRLKNARRLYPHIHDTTGFFIARLKVG; encoded by the coding sequence GTGACACTGATATTTCCAGATTCGGCCGAGTCGGCGAGCCTTGCCGCTAAGTATGGCTATGACAGATGGCTTGTTAGCCGGTTTCTGGAATACGTGCCGGACATACAGGATTTTATGGACAGGATGGAGAGGCCGCCGACGCAATACATCAGGGTCAATACGCTCAAGATAGGCAGAGACGAGCTTGAAGCCCGCCTGCGCTCAAAAGGGTTTGAGCTGAAAAGAACCGTCATCCCAGAAGTGCTTGCGGTGGAAAAGGCACCGATGGCAACCGGCGCGACGAACGAATACCTCCTTGGCCACTATTACATCCAAGATCTCAGCTCATGCATGGCGGTTGATGCACTTGATGTTTCAAAGGATCAGATAGTGCTCGACATAGCGGCGGCGCCGGGCGGCAAAACGACATTCATGGCACAGAGGATGGAAAATACCGGCTCGATAGTTGCGCTTGAGCCCAATGACAGGAGGGCTAGGGCAATGTCGTTCAACCTTGCGCGCTGCGGAGTGTACAACACGTGCATACTGAGGATGGATGGGCTAGAAGTGGAAAAACTGCAGGCAAAATTTGACAGGGTCCTGCTTGACGCTCCGTGCAGCTGTGAAGGCGTGATAGCAAAGGACACAACAAGGAAGACAAGCCACACGCGGCAGGACATTGATTTCTGCGCAAGTAGACAGGACAGGTTGATCGAAGCAGCGGCAAGAATGGTAAAGGCCGGCGGCATTTTGGTTTACTCGACCTGCTCGTTTGCTCCAGAAGAAAATGAAATGGTGGTGGATAGACTCTTGCAGAAATTTGACAACATCACGATCGAGCCTCTGAAATATGGTACCAGTGGGCTGACAAGGTTTGGCGACATAGTGTTTGATGGCCGGCTAAAAAACGCCCGGCGCCTATACCCACACATACATGACACCACTGGCTTTTTCATAGCGAGGCTGAAGGTTGGATGA
- the cofD gene encoding 2-phospho-L-lactate transferase: MITVLAGGTGSVKLVRGLAKSAKDMTIISNVGDNIWLYGLYVCPDIDTIIYGLAGELDEQRGWGIKGDSFECLAQLKRLGAPAWFGLGDRDIAIHLQRTSMIKNGKSLSEITSWMTDRYSVAAKVIPATNSEVTTRIITSRGEMHLQEFWVKHRGMPRVTGVRYDRVDKAVANHDAIDAIRQSDAIIVAPANPVSSIGPIVALADLRKELVQVREKVVAVSPLIGEKAVSGPAVKYMKALDIESSPVGVARYYQDFVGTFVISKDDHRFSSKIEALGMHVHETNITMKSRQDEVRLGRQILSMIRK; this comes from the coding sequence TTGATAACGGTTCTTGCTGGCGGCACTGGTTCTGTAAAACTGGTCAGGGGCCTTGCCAAGTCGGCAAAAGACATGACGATAATCTCAAACGTTGGTGATAACATCTGGCTTTACGGCCTTTACGTGTGCCCCGACATCGACACAATAATCTACGGCCTTGCCGGCGAGCTTGACGAGCAGCGCGGTTGGGGCATCAAAGGCGATTCGTTTGAATGTCTGGCGCAACTGAAGAGACTTGGCGCGCCAGCATGGTTTGGTCTTGGCGACAGAGACATTGCAATCCACCTGCAGAGGACTAGCATGATCAAGAACGGCAAGAGCCTGTCAGAGATCACTAGCTGGATGACGGATCGCTATTCGGTTGCAGCCAAAGTCATCCCGGCTACCAACAGCGAAGTGACAACCAGGATCATAACCAGCAGAGGCGAAATGCATCTGCAGGAATTCTGGGTTAAGCACAGAGGAATGCCAAGAGTAACAGGAGTAAGGTACGACAGAGTCGACAAGGCAGTGGCGAACCATGATGCCATTGACGCAATAAGGCAGTCAGACGCAATAATAGTCGCGCCGGCGAACCCCGTATCAAGCATAGGCCCAATCGTTGCTCTTGCAGACCTGCGAAAGGAGCTTGTACAAGTCAGGGAAAAGGTCGTGGCAGTTTCTCCCCTGATAGGCGAGAAGGCGGTGAGCGGGCCGGCCGTAAAATACATGAAGGCACTAGACATCGAGAGCTCGCCTGTCGGAGTTGCAAGATATTATCAAGATTTTGTGGGCACGTTTGTAATCTCTAAAGATGACCACCGCTTTTCATCCAAGATAGAGGCTCTCGGCATGCATGTTCATGAAACAAACATAACCATGAAAAGCAGACAGGACGAAGTCAGGCTCGGCCGGCAAATTTTGAGCATGATAAGAAAATGA
- a CDS encoding DNA adenine methylase — MQAVKSQIGLKEAAPFVKWAGGKTQLLPILDAHIPQFVRYFEPFLGGGALFFHLASRLQFSAHLSDANRELVNAYNMVKRDVEGLIGLLEKHEKNYKRAPAEYYYQLRSARPDGDMKSAARFIALNKTCYNGLYRVNRSGEFNVPIGRYSNPAVCDRDQLRRASIALNYSDAKIVACDYKHALKKAREGDFVYLDPPFNPLSETAHFVDYTKNGFGKEDQIELAQVFRELDNKGCKVLLSNSDTKLTRELYSGFDQSRVRVLRAISCKGSRRTGYWELLIRNYAL; from the coding sequence ATGCAGGCCGTCAAGTCGCAGATCGGACTGAAAGAGGCTGCACCTTTTGTCAAATGGGCCGGCGGGAAAACCCAACTGCTGCCAATACTTGATGCCCACATACCGCAGTTCGTAAGGTACTTTGAGCCTTTCCTTGGAGGCGGCGCGCTCTTTTTCCACCTTGCCTCAAGGTTGCAGTTCAGCGCGCACCTTTCAGACGCAAACCGTGAGCTTGTCAATGCATACAACATGGTAAAACGCGACGTTGAAGGGCTGATCGGCCTGCTTGAAAAACACGAAAAAAACTACAAGAGGGCGCCGGCAGAGTATTATTACCAGCTCCGATCCGCACGGCCAGATGGTGACATGAAGTCTGCCGCAAGGTTCATCGCGCTCAACAAGACTTGCTACAACGGCCTCTACAGAGTAAACAGAAGCGGGGAGTTCAACGTGCCAATTGGAAGGTACAGCAACCCCGCCGTCTGCGACAGGGATCAGCTACGCAGAGCCAGCATTGCCTTGAACTACTCTGATGCCAAGATCGTCGCATGTGACTACAAGCATGCGCTGAAAAAGGCGCGCGAAGGTGACTTTGTCTATCTGGATCCGCCGTTCAACCCTCTGAGTGAGACAGCCCACTTTGTCGACTATACTAAAAATGGCTTTGGGAAAGAGGACCAGATTGAACTTGCACAGGTGTTCCGTGAGCTTGATAACAAAGGATGCAAGGTGCTGCTGAGCAACTCTGACACCAAGCTCACAAGGGAGCTTTACTCTGGGTTTGACCAGAGCAGAGTGCGTGTGCTTCGCGCGATCAGCTGCAAGGGATCCAGGCGTACCGGCTACTGGGAGCTATTGATCCGCAACTATGCGCTATAG
- a CDS encoding PUA domain-containing protein, with the protein MMNTYRRPSREERTRINRALDRWGTFEFFKDKSLMIQENDDGGSKAVCFVPGELEPFMRMQPPYLAGLVIGELKKQFVPSMAGADLFARSGKRNEFYIVVNENAEKLVLYGRDIMGESIVEASDMLDENELVIVLNRRLEAIGIGRTRFAGRSLLQKGRITVTTVADAGYYLREEG; encoded by the coding sequence ATGATGAATACATACCGCAGGCCATCAAGGGAAGAAAGGACGCGGATAAACAGGGCCCTTGACAGATGGGGAACTTTTGAGTTCTTTAAAGATAAATCGCTAATGATACAGGAAAATGACGATGGTGGCAGCAAGGCAGTGTGCTTTGTGCCCGGCGAGCTGGAACCATTTATGCGCATGCAGCCACCGTACCTTGCAGGGCTTGTCATTGGCGAGCTGAAAAAGCAGTTTGTACCTTCCATGGCAGGTGCCGACCTTTTCGCAAGGTCAGGCAAAAGGAATGAATTTTACATCGTCGTGAATGAAAATGCTGAAAAGCTGGTCCTCTACGGCAGGGACATTATGGGGGAGTCCATAGTGGAGGCATCTGACATGCTGGACGAAAACGAGCTCGTAATAGTGCTCAACAGAAGGCTTGAAGCCATAGGGATTGGGAGAACTAGGTTTGCAGGCAGGTCACTTTTGCAGAAGGGAAGGATAACGGTGACAACCGTAGCTGACGCGGGTTATTATCTAAGAGAAGAGGGCTAG
- a CDS encoding PRC-barrel domain-containing protein, which yields MSDGPTILWEQLKGKRVKTNDGKDLGEIKEVTQDYIRLEKGVVDKDKFWIPKYVADAYDGKVLWLLVSSDDIAKGYSYTTQPAREQYMREFETFRSTPYGQKATYLPDFEQNIRVTEERAGAQGAGYKNIRDLD from the coding sequence ATGAGTGACGGTCCGACGATCCTTTGGGAGCAGCTGAAGGGCAAGAGGGTCAAGACAAACGACGGCAAGGACCTCGGGGAGATTAAAGAAGTGACACAGGACTATATCCGCCTTGAAAAGGGCGTCGTGGACAAGGATAAGTTCTGGATTCCAAAATATGTGGCCGACGCGTACGACGGCAAGGTTCTCTGGCTTTTGGTGAGCAGCGACGACATCGCAAAGGGGTATTCGTACACGACGCAGCCGGCAAGAGAGCAGTACATGCGCGAGTTTGAAACGTTCAGGTCGACTCCGTACGGGCAAAAGGCGACATACCTGCCGGATTTCGAGCAGAACATACGTGTGACAGAAGAGAGAGCTGGCGCACAGGGCGCAGGCTACAAGAACATTCGCGATTTGGATTGA
- a CDS encoding restriction endonuclease codes for MYPDLLVRALAAIEPKTTVQRFQAASGIASQSVTKSVLDFLASNNIGTIAKDKVEFSESDRLYAAMLALQSGCDVEQVSAHLSWKDFEKLASEVLRSLGYRTQTNIYLAKPRMEIDVVGISSAFAIAVDCKHWKRSSSLSAISGFARKQAARAERLLTWDRSRITISQVVPVIMTLHAASVKFVHGVPVVPVHKFKSFVMDVKGFLPEIYVAG; via the coding sequence GTGTATCCCGACCTTCTCGTCAGGGCGCTTGCCGCAATAGAGCCAAAGACCACAGTGCAGAGATTCCAGGCGGCATCAGGAATAGCAAGTCAATCTGTCACAAAGAGCGTCCTTGATTTTCTCGCTTCCAACAACATTGGCACGATTGCCAAAGACAAAGTAGAATTCTCAGAGTCTGACAGGCTCTACGCAGCGATGCTTGCCTTGCAGAGCGGATGTGATGTGGAGCAGGTGTCGGCGCATCTTTCATGGAAGGACTTTGAAAAGCTTGCATCAGAGGTGCTCAGGTCGTTAGGATACAGGACCCAAACCAACATCTATCTTGCAAAACCGCGCATGGAAATTGATGTGGTAGGAATCAGCTCGGCGTTTGCCATCGCTGTTGACTGCAAGCACTGGAAGAGGAGCAGCAGCCTGTCGGCAATATCCGGCTTTGCAAGAAAGCAAGCCGCAAGGGCAGAACGGTTGCTCACATGGGATAGGAGTAGGATAACAATATCTCAAGTCGTGCCGGTGATAATGACCCTTCATGCCGCGTCCGTGAAATTCGTCCATGGAGTCCCAGTGGTGCCTGTGCATAAATTCAAGTCGTTTGTGATGGATGTAAAGGGCTTTTTGCCAGAAATTTATGTGGCCGGCTAG
- a CDS encoding DUF367 family protein produces MKPLVYMLRQDDPFKCTAAKLAKFRLAEQVKFIRKNTIVLNPFSRTPVTKNDSATADSVCAIDCSWERADEVLKSQRLISQGIGRRLPAMLAANPTNYAKLGKLSSAEALAGALYILGEKKLAAELMDKFKWGHTFLELNSSLLEDYANADTKEQVEQLEKEYFPQLA; encoded by the coding sequence GTGAAGCCGCTTGTATACATGCTCAGGCAGGACGACCCATTCAAGTGCACAGCAGCAAAGCTTGCCAAGTTCCGTCTGGCAGAGCAAGTAAAGTTCATACGCAAAAACACCATTGTGCTCAATCCCTTTTCACGGACTCCAGTCACAAAGAACGACTCTGCAACGGCGGACTCGGTTTGCGCCATCGACTGCTCGTGGGAGCGAGCAGACGAGGTGCTAAAGAGCCAGCGGCTGATTTCGCAGGGCATCGGAAGGAGGCTGCCGGCGATGCTTGCCGCAAACCCTACCAACTATGCCAAGCTGGGCAAGCTATCAAGCGCAGAGGCCCTCGCAGGCGCGCTTTACATCTTGGGCGAAAAGAAACTGGCCGCAGAATTGATGGACAAGTTCAAGTGGGGCCACACATTTTTAGAGCTGAACTCCAGCCTGCTTGAGGACTATGCAAATGCAGACACGAAAGAGCAGGTAGAACAGCTGGAAAAAGAGTATTTCCCGCAGCTAGCCTAG
- the cofC gene encoding 2-phospho-L-lactate guanylyltransferase → MIETFAIIPVKKFENSKARLSPMLSADDRIRLSSLMLDDTLSVLAGAQALRQIVVVSGDRRAEEIAARHGAKFLHEQKESGVNAAVMMANRYCMEQGAGATAVIPQDLPLLDAADIAMACDLAEDEDRCIVICPSLRYDGTNLLLRKPPSLIETYYDNDSYQTHIKTAGERGIPVKLFLSKRLMSDLDTPEDARQLAKEASSSKTLEFIKSRLTKP, encoded by the coding sequence ATGATCGAAACATTTGCCATAATTCCTGTGAAAAAATTTGAAAACTCGAAGGCACGGCTGTCCCCCATGCTCAGCGCCGATGATCGCATACGCCTGTCATCGCTGATGCTTGATGACACGCTATCCGTGCTTGCAGGTGCGCAGGCGCTCCGGCAGATCGTGGTAGTCTCAGGCGATAGGCGCGCAGAAGAAATAGCGGCGAGGCATGGCGCCAAGTTCCTGCACGAGCAAAAGGAAAGTGGCGTCAATGCAGCAGTGATGATGGCTAACAGATACTGCATGGAGCAGGGAGCCGGCGCGACCGCGGTGATACCACAGGATCTCCCGCTTCTAGACGCTGCCGATATTGCGATGGCCTGCGATCTGGCAGAAGATGAGGACAGATGCATTGTGATCTGCCCATCGCTCCGATATGACGGGACCAACCTCCTTCTCAGAAAGCCTCCCTCCTTAATAGAGACCTACTATGACAACGACAGCTACCAGACCCACATCAAGACCGCCGGCGAGCGCGGAATCCCGGTAAAACTTTTCCTTTCAAAAAGGCTGATGTCTGACTTGGACACTCCTGAAGATGCAAGACAGCTCGCAAAAGAGGCCAGTTCCAGCAAGACGTTGGAGTTCATCAAGTCACGGCTCACCAAGCCCTAG